The proteins below come from a single Chryseobacterium bernardetii genomic window:
- a CDS encoding group III truncated hemoglobin, which yields MKKLESREDIEYLVNSFYTKVVKDETIGFFFNDIAKVDWDKHLPKMYSFWESILFGQMTYKGNPMGVHFPINEIQAMEQKHFDRWLELWRTTIEENFVGENADMAIYKSENIAKLMAFKMELARRL from the coding sequence ATGAAAAAGCTTGAATCAAGAGAAGACATTGAATACCTGGTGAATTCATTTTATACTAAAGTAGTGAAGGATGAAACAATTGGCTTCTTCTTCAATGATATTGCCAAAGTTGACTGGGATAAACATCTTCCTAAAATGTATTCATTTTGGGAATCTATCCTGTTTGGGCAAATGACTTACAAAGGGAATCCAATGGGCGTCCATTTTCCGATCAATGAGATACAGGCTATGGAACAAAAACACTTCGACAGATGGCTGGAACTATGGAGAACTACCATTGAGGAGAATTTCGTAGGTGAAAATGCTGATATGGCGATCTACAAATCCGAGAACATAGCCAAGCTGATGGCCTTTAAAATGGAATTGGCGAGAAGGCTTTAA
- a CDS encoding DUF6122 family protein, producing the protein MAPSEIALLKTCTHYFLHFVFPVFIALVFYPENWKKVYLILLATMLVDLDHLFANPIFDPSRESIGFHFLHSYYAIAVYFLMLFFRGNIRIVAIGLLFHMLTDYQDFNFWPH; encoded by the coding sequence ATGGCTCCATCAGAAATAGCTTTACTGAAAACCTGTACACATTATTTTTTACATTTTGTGTTTCCTGTCTTTATTGCGCTGGTCTTTTATCCTGAAAACTGGAAGAAAGTGTATCTTATATTATTGGCAACAATGCTGGTAGATCTGGACCATCTTTTTGCCAATCCTATTTTTGATCCCTCAAGAGAAAGCATAGGTTTTCATTTTTTACATTCCTATTATGCCATTGCGGTGTATTTTTTGATGCTGTTTTTTAGAGGGAATATCAGAATTGTTGCCATTGGATTACTTTTTCATATGTTAACAGATTATCAGGACTTTAACTTCTGGCCTCATTAA
- a CDS encoding calcium:proton antiporter codes for MKLKELLHYTYIFPVLAVGYYFSGLMGNGVVYDIIAGILLIGSVLSAVHHAEMVAHKVGEPFGTIILALCITIIEVALIISLMVAGGDQAITLARDTVFAAVMLILNGILGICILVGGVKYHEQFFARTSATTYLVSIVSILVLTLVLPNFTSSVNGPFYNEAQLIFISIACLAIYGVFLMVQTVRHRSYFVVPDEHPEEHYIPTLTKTLISFGFLVICLVIVVLMAKGLSDTIEAMVQSVGAPKSLVGVIIAAVVLLPEGVAAIRAARNNQIQSSLNLALGSALASIGLTIPAVSVVCIMYDIPLVLGLDKKDVILLSLSVFIVMLSLSRGKTNILYGTVLLVNLAAYIFTVIVP; via the coding sequence ATGAAGCTTAAAGAACTTTTACATTACACCTATATTTTTCCTGTCCTTGCGGTAGGGTATTACTTTTCCGGACTGATGGGAAATGGCGTTGTTTATGATATCATTGCCGGGATTTTACTTATTGGAAGTGTTTTATCGGCAGTTCACCATGCAGAAATGGTAGCTCATAAAGTAGGAGAACCTTTCGGGACCATTATCCTTGCTCTTTGTATCACCATTATTGAAGTAGCGCTAATCATCTCACTGATGGTGGCCGGCGGAGATCAGGCGATCACGCTGGCCAGAGATACCGTTTTTGCTGCCGTAATGCTGATCCTGAACGGGATTTTAGGAATCTGTATTCTGGTAGGTGGCGTGAAATATCATGAACAGTTCTTTGCAAGAACTTCAGCAACTACTTATCTGGTAAGTATTGTCTCTATTTTAGTGCTTACCCTTGTACTTCCTAACTTCACTTCAAGCGTCAACGGACCTTTCTATAATGAAGCACAGCTTATTTTCATATCCATCGCATGTCTTGCTATTTATGGTGTTTTCCTGATGGTACAGACAGTAAGGCACAGAAGCTACTTCGTTGTTCCTGATGAACATCCTGAAGAACATTATATTCCTACTTTAACAAAAACCCTGATAAGTTTTGGCTTTCTGGTTATTTGCCTGGTGATCGTTGTTTTAATGGCAAAAGGACTTTCGGATACAATTGAAGCAATGGTGCAAAGCGTAGGAGCTCCTAAATCTTTGGTAGGGGTTATTATTGCAGCGGTTGTTCTTCTTCCTGAAGGAGTTGCAGCCATCAGGGCAGCCAGAAATAATCAGATACAATCCAGTTTAAATTTGGCATTGGGATCAGCATTAGCAAGTATCGGATTAACAATTCCTGCAGTTTCTGTAGTGTGTATTATGTATGATATTCCGTTGGTATTAGGGTTGGATAAGAAAGATGTTATCCTTCTTTCCCTGTCAGTGTTTATTGTGATGCTTTCCTTAAGCCGGGGGAAGACCAATATCCTGTACGGAACCGTGCTATTAGTGAATCTTGCAGCGTATATCTTTACGGTGATTGTTCCTTAA
- a CDS encoding ion channel, whose product MTRGFRKKIRQKNTENSGFGSNASGRFINKDGLPNVKRTGVNVFNSLSWYHTMLNLSSFRFISYLVVAYILVNLVFAMIYYLIGVEHLTGIDKSDPLNEFIDVFFFSSQTFTTVGYGRIAPVGFLASLVATFEAFLGLLTFAIATGLFYGRFSRPRAYLRFSDIAVIAPFEEGTALMFRLAPYKNNALTDADVIVSTAIEVIENDVPKSNFYRLETHLSKINTLALNWTVVHKINESSPFYGFSEDDFKSTDIEIIVQVRAFDEVFSNTVVQRSSYVTGEIVYGAKFVPMYYPDKKNLATILDLDKINEYQKTDLPAQPGNRE is encoded by the coding sequence ATGACAAGAGGATTCAGAAAAAAGATCCGCCAGAAGAACACTGAAAACAGTGGTTTCGGAAGCAATGCCTCAGGAAGATTCATCAATAAAGATGGCCTTCCCAATGTAAAGAGAACAGGTGTAAATGTTTTCAACAGCCTGAGCTGGTATCATACCATGCTGAATTTGTCTTCATTCCGTTTTATTTCATATCTTGTTGTGGCCTATATTCTTGTAAACCTTGTGTTTGCGATGATCTATTACCTGATAGGTGTAGAGCACCTGACGGGGATAGATAAGAGTGATCCGCTGAATGAGTTTATCGATGTTTTCTTTTTCAGCTCACAGACCTTTACCACAGTAGGATATGGAAGAATTGCTCCTGTAGGCTTTTTGGCTAGTTTGGTAGCTACTTTTGAAGCTTTTCTAGGATTGCTTACCTTTGCCATTGCAACAGGTCTTTTTTACGGAAGATTTTCAAGACCGAGGGCTTATTTAAGGTTTTCTGATATTGCAGTGATTGCTCCTTTTGAAGAAGGAACGGCCTTAATGTTCAGGTTGGCGCCTTATAAGAATAATGCGCTTACAGATGCTGATGTTATTGTATCTACAGCCATTGAAGTAATTGAAAATGATGTTCCCAAGAGCAATTTTTACAGGTTGGAAACCCATTTAAGTAAAATCAATACTTTAGCTCTGAACTGGACGGTAGTTCATAAAATCAATGAAAGTTCTCCTTTTTACGGCTTCTCCGAAGATGATTTTAAAAGTACAGATATAGAGATCATTGTTCAGGTACGGGCATTTGATGAAGTGTTCTCCAATACAGTAGTTCAGAGATCTTCGTATGTGACAGGGGAAATTGTATACGGAGCAAAATTTGTCCCTATGTATTATCCTGACAAAAAGAATCTTGCCACCATTTTAGATCTTGATAAGATCAACGAATATCAAAAAACAGATCTTCCTGCTCAGCCAGGAAACAGAGAATAA